One genomic region from Podarcis raffonei isolate rPodRaf1 chromosome 16, rPodRaf1.pri, whole genome shotgun sequence encodes:
- the LOC128404144 gene encoding uncharacterized protein LOC128404144 — protein MAMDVTHRSLPVLLTFVLLISSSFGTSGEASMNASQHVKGVVGGQVSFPVKVPPGKPVEKIEWDVISPVSGAPYRLCEFRDWKLKESNFSMWLATRMNLQGHRFFGETDFVTNVMLGHIFGRRLLMANRTTLIIRKMERQDAVIYKARVWFDAEQFEDHFFNVTLYDPAPPPRISYYDLIKTPKGCDVTLQCQTYVAGTYNISWEKVRALDSFSFSDNGRNLHVSWRKDSSHSIITCLVRSPADQKTAWFDLRRICQDYERLEVESHEGEQSFLPP, from the exons ATGGCAATGGATGTCACTCACAGAAGCCTTCCTGTCCTTCTCACTTTTGTCCTACTGATCTCTTCTTCCTTTG GCACTTCAGGTGAAGCATCGATGAATGCATCCCAGCATGTGAAGGGAGTCGTGGGAGGACAGGTCTCCTTTCCTGTAAAGGTCCCCCCGGGAAAACCAGTGGAGAAAATCGAATGGGACGTCATTAGCCCTGTAAGCGGAGCACCCTATCGCCTTTGTGAATTCAGAGATTGGAAGCTGAAGGAGTCAAATTTCAGCATGTGGCTAGCAACAAGGATGAACCTACAAGGTCATAGGTTCTTTGGGGAAACTGATTTTGTGACTAATGTAATGTTGGGGCACATATTTGGACGTCGGCTGCTGATGGCTAACAGGACCACTCTTATAATCAGGAAGATGGAGAGGCAGGATGCTGTAATCTATAAAGCTCGTGTCTGGTTTGATGCAGAACAGTTTGAAGACCACTTTTTTAATGTGACTCTTTACG ATCCAGCACCACCACCCAGGATCTCCTATTATGATTTGATCAAGACTCCAAAGGGATGTGATGTGACCCTGCAGTGCCAGACATATGTAGCAGGAACGTACAATATCTCCTGGGAAAAGGTGAGAGCTTTAGATAGTTTCTCATTTTCTGACAACGGCAGGAATCTCCATGTCTCCTGGAGAAAAGACTCTTCCCATTCCATCATCACCTGCCTGGTCCGCAGTCCGGCAGATCAAAAGACAGCTTGGTTTGACTTGCGCAGAATCTGCCAGGATTATGAACGTCTTGAAGTTGAAAGTCATGAAGGTGAGCAATCTTTCCTCCCACCCTAA
- the LOC128404258 gene encoding uncharacterized protein LOC128404258, which translates to MSGLCVSWRKGSNDSTFTCMVSNSEDQKEASVDMLEICTSDRRNTESSIHSQREPAMKVTHRSLLILLDFHLLIFSAFGTLSQAAENPTHREKRVQGGRVDVIHPRNEPVPAPQILPQNISKTPEGCNVTLQCIASTEEKFVISWGKGNPPRTLGGGSGEYQLSHNGRDLHVSWRKGSNDSTFTCRVSSSSDQKEASVDILKICTSDRGGLGQIIRWEFMLILLLPVVACLLVVTIIIVKKRKSRKRERDGATYVDPQVDWNREGCSVRPSCEPRERGLVCCPLDNGFGRNREDRWDYGMHWSFGDEGGPELCCCFGVRMGP; encoded by the exons ATGTCAGGACTCTGCGTCTCCTGGCGAAAAGGTTCCAATGACTCCACGTTCACCTGCATGGTCAGCAATTCTGAAGATCAAAAGGAAGCCTCAGTTGACATGCTCGAAATCTGCACAAGTGATAGAA gaAACACTGAAAGCTCGATTCATTCCCAGAGAGAACCGGCCATGAAAGTCACTCACAGAAGCTTGCTAATCCTTCTTGACTTCCATCTGTTGATCTTCTCTGCCTTTG GCACTTTAAGTCAAGCAGCAGAGAATCCAACCCATCGGGAGAAGAGAGTCCAGGGAGGAAGAGTGGACGTCATTCATCCCAGAAATG AGCCAGTGCCAGCACCTCAGATACTCCCCCAAAACATCTCCAAGACTCCAGAAGGCTGCAATGTGACCCTGCAGTGCATTGCATCCACAGAAGAAAAGTTTGTTATCTCCTGGGGAAAAGGGAATCCCCCAAGGACCTTAGGGGGAGGTTCAGGTGAATACCAGCTTTCCCACAATGGTAGGGATCTCCATGTCTCCTGGCGAAAAGGTTCCAATGACTCCACGTTCACCTGCAGGGTCAGCAGTTCTTCAGATCAAAAGGAAGCTTCAGTTGACATTCTCAAAATCTGCACAAGTGATAGAG GTGGCCTTGGACAAATTATACGTTGGGAGTTCATGTTAATTCTTCTTCTCCCCGTTGTTGCCTGTTTATTGGTGGTCACAATAATCATAGTGAAGAAAAGAAAatccaggaaaagagagagagatggtgccaCCTATGTTGATCCCCAG GTTGACTGGAACAGAGAGGGCTGTTCAGTGAGGCCATCCTGTGAACCCAGAGAACGAGGCCTTGTGTGTTGTCCCCTAGACAACGGTTTCGGCAGGAATCGCGAGGATCGTTGGGACTATGGGATGCACTGGTCGTTCGGGGATGAAGGGGGCCCTGAGTtatgctgctgctttggggttcgaATGGGTCCCTAG